The sequence CTGTTTTATGCTCCGTCTTGAAATCAAACCCGTCATCATCATCTGTTGTACCAATTGCAGCAGCCAATTTCCAAGCAAAAGATTTCGAATGAAGCGGCGAAACCAATGGAGACGCAGAATTGTCTTTTGCATTTCTTTTCCTTGCCTTCTGATTCTTCAAGCTTTCCTGCGACCGTTTCCCTCCGAACGGCGGTGGACTATCTTTAAAAGTATTTACATTTAGCTGTTTAGGAGGTTTGAATTGATGATCTTTAAACCCAATAACAGCAGGAACAACAACAAGATTATCTCCTACAGCCCCTGTACCCATGAAAGGCATATATATGTTACAACCTACGTCTAATTCCGGCCGCCTTCAAAGAGGGCTGATCCGTAAAAATGTCAACAACAAGAACATCCTCAGAACTCCAGAAGAAAGACGAAGAAAAAAGTTTTTGTTATGTTGATCTTTTCCTTCTCTTCCTCTTCATCTCTTCATTCAGcaattcattattattatttccattttGAAATTTTCAACTTTCAACGATGATCACCACCACGTCGCTGTTGCTGGAATTccttccctttcttcttcttcttcttcttcttctccatccatTGCTTTCAGCACGTCTTTTCTCTGTTTTAGGAAGGAAGAGAAGCAATTAACTAACTTTGGGTGTTTGACACGTGGTGGGTTTGTATTGACCAAGGAAGGTTTGCCGCCCTTGCCCCTTTTATGTGATGCAACAAAATCTTTGGAAGTTTGAAGAATTGAATTTGGTTTGTTGGTTCCTGCAGAAAGAAGTTTCTTATGCTGGAGAAACTCTTAAGATATTGGATGATTAAATCTTTTCTAGACATCACTTTCCTGGAGAGACAGATAAGATGTCCTGGCAAAGCGGCATTAATATGCCCAAGATGCCGATTTATGCCATCTTCAACCTTTGTTCTGCCCAATATTCCAATCAATAAAACAGCACAAGTAAATAAAATTTCACATATTCTAGAAGAGCCAAAAAGTAATCTCCCTCTTGGTTCCAGTAGTGTATGGAAACATGCAAATTTAGCCTTCAATCCCAGAAGAGCCAAACAGTAATCTCTCTCTTGGTTAATTCCATTTCTTGTTCTGTTTACAACTGTGATGTGCATTTCTGAGCAAATAACAGTCTCAAATACCCCTGAGCAAACTCACTCTCAACCAGCACCGCAGAGTCGACTTGTCAGAACGGCGATTACATTTTCTGAGCAATGTACCCACAGGCTGAACGGCGATTACACTGTTCTCTTACAAACAGCCTGAAATGGGCAACTCAGTTGTAACAACTGCAATGTACATTTTCTGAGCAAACAACAGTCTCAACAAGCACCTTAGAGTCAACTTCTCACAACCCACAGGCGCAACTTTGTGGGCGTTTTCTGAGCAAACAACACTCTCAACACATCAGACTCGATTAGTCACAACCCACAGGTGCAACTCAGTTGTAACAACTGCAATGTGCATTTTCTGAGCAAACAACAGTATCAACCTGCAGAGGCAACTCTATTTACAGCAGCAATCTGAATTTCCTCAGCAAACACCAGTTTATACCAGCACCAATTTGTCACTACCAACAGGCACAACTTACACAACCCACGGACAGTTTAACAACAGTTTTACACATAAGCTTAACTTGTTTACGGGAACGCATTATACTGTGTTGCCATTCGGCAACAAGAACAATTTTATTGGGTCATGCTCTCACACTCGAGTGCACAATGAGCATGCACTTGTAAGCCGTCAGATATCACATCCAATTATGTGCATCTTTATAGAAGTAAGTCTGATGGCTTAAAGGTGCATGTTCATTGTGCACTCGAGTGCGTGATAGCACCAGTCCAACAATCTTCTCAAAACATATCTTAAGAAATTAAATACCAAGTAAATGCTTCATCTGGACAAAATGCAATACTAGCAAGATAGACATAATATAGTCCTCAAACTCTGACTGCAAGAAAGTTTTTTTGCAATCCATCTATTTAATGCCGCAACAACTGTCAAAGAGATATGAAACCATACGTAGATACCAAAGACCAAATCAGGGAACTAATTATCACTATTCATGTCAGACTTACCTCAAATACAGAATGTGGTCTTGGTCATGAGAAAAATATAGAGAACAAAACCTAGGAGGTTAACCAGCCCAAAAATCAGTAAAATGGATAACACTACCTGTGTTCTGTACCATTCTCTCAGATACGAGTAAGTCTTTATTTTTTGTAAGATCAAATGGTTTAATCCCATTTCAAGCTGTTTGTTAGAGAACAATGAAAATTCCTATTCAATTCCTAACTTTCAGAAACTGAGTATCAGTAACTTCCCGAACAAAAATAGCTAATTCTAGTCAACCAAAACCGTACTTCACCTCTAATATATGTTAATAAAGGGGTTCTATTTATGTACTGTATAATATAATGATGACACACAAACTAATACGAAAGAATAAATGATGCAGACCAAATTAGGGAACTGGTTGTCATTATACATGAAAAACTTACTAGGCTGGGACAAattggttttgaggaatttttaTGCTACACATTCCAAAGCAAATAGAAAAAATTATGACAACTAAACCACATTTGAATAACACAGATGATAATTAAGAAGCAGACATGTTCACCTGGACAAAACAAAATACAGATACACTAGAATGATACACAATATGGTCTTCAACTCGACTGCGGAAAAAGAATGCTTTCGGATTCATTTATTCATGTATTGCAGAAGAGGAAAGTTCTATGCTGTATCAACTGTTAAAATGATACGAAACCATAATCAGATACCAAAGACCAAATTAGGGAACTAATTATCACTATTCATGTCAATAAATACTTGAAGCCAGACTTAGACAATAATACTTGAAGCCATGTCGAAATCCACTAACACACATCATACCAGAACCAGATAACCAAGACAAGACTGCGTATACTCATATAACTAGCTTGTCCTGACCCACTGACCATTTAACAACCACCCTGATAACACCTAAGATTACCATGTCTATCATAGTGCAATATACCCACAACattgaaaattttaagaaaataaatgcaAGGGAAAATTTTCAGCATGGACAGATGACATATGGTAATGCAGAACGCTAGCATGAAATTCGCAGTATAGTCCTCAAACTGGATTCCAGAAAAAGAAAGTTTCACCAATCAATCTATTACTCATGTATTGCGGTGAAGGAAAGTTCTATGCTGCATTAGCTGTTAAAATGATATGAAACAATAATCAGATACCAGAGACAATATTAGGGAACTAGTTATCATTATTAATGTCGGACATAGAAAATAATACTTGAAGCCATGTCAAAATCTACCAACACACACATACCAGAACCACATAACCAGGACAAAAAATGGATATACTTATGCAACGAGCTTGTCACAGCCATAGACCATTTAACCAACACCCTGTTAACAGCTAAGCTTACCTTGTTTATAGTAGTGCAATGTATCCGCTACCATTAtgacaacaacattgaaaatttCTCTTAAGAAAATAAATGCAACTTTTCACTTGGACAAAATGGCATATATTAAAATGCAGAACACTAGCATGACATACGCAGTATAGTCCTCAAACTCGATCGCAGAACAAGAAAGTTTCAACAATCAATTAATTCATGTATTGTAGAAGACGGAAGTTCTATGCTGCACCAACTGTCAAAAAGATAAGCAACCAGAAATCAATTCATGGGACTAATTATCACTACACATGTCAGCCTAACCTCAAGTAACCGAATGTAATCTTGGTTATGAGAAAAATACGGAGAACAAATCCTAGGATGTTATAAATCAGTAAAACGGAGATTCAGGGCCTGATAGACATATGTATCATTGTCTAAGAAACTAGTGAAGTCTTTAATGTCTGTAAGATCAGATGGGCAATACTGAATTAGTTTTCCTACTCACCACTATAATCTATTCAATTCCTAATCTTCAGAAACAAGTATGAGTAGTTTCCCAAACAAACTAAGCTAGTAACAGTCAACCAAACCATAAATTACCTGTGGTATTAGTTAATAAAGGGGTTCTATTTATTTACTGCATAATAACGACGTACCAACTGCTACGAAATGATAAATTAGGTATGAACCAAATTAGGTAACTCGTCATCACTATATCTGAAAGACTTACCTTACTAGGCTGTGATATTGAGGACAAATTCATTCTAAGCATCTTTAACGCTACATAATCCTAAGCAGCTGTAAAAATTTATGACAATTAAACCACATATGAATTACATAGATAATAACTAAGAAGCAGATAAGTTTGTTGTAGAAGTACAAATTACCATTTAGGTATTTCACCTAATAATTAGACGAAGATACAAACCCGAAAAACTAACCACTATTATCACCGTTGTCAATATTATTGTTgtggttgttgctgttgttgttgttatgaCGACGGCTATTACCACCACGTCTCCCATGCTTTACCTGCGAAAGATCCACTTGAGTTTTCATAAAGAACTGCATTCTCTGCAGTTCAAGTTCTTTCATAAACTCCATCCTTTGCTGCTCCATTTCAAGTACTTGTTGCAGCTTCGAAGTTTCAATCTGCTCATACGCTTCACCGAATTTCACAATTGCTCTAGTTAACTCCATTATCGAATTCTTCCAGTTACCACTttccccaccaccaccactactactaccCCTTTTCTTTCCAGAACTACGATTCTTCTCCCCTCTAAACGACCCACCACCACCCCTAACTGGCATTGAATTTGTTGAAGGCGTCGGACAAGCTCTTCTTGCAAACAGCCTCGGCCTCTTACGAACATAATCCGTCTCAGGTGGCAAACTATCAGTAGAATTAGGCGATTCATCATCATAAACAGGCTCTTCACCAGACGAATCCGTTTCAACCGCATATCCAGCATTCTTACgcctctgctgctgttgctgttgataatgctgctgctgctgttgatgttgctgctgatgattCAAGTTCAAATTGAGACTGGGATGATCATATCTAACTAAATGAACGGGTACGGCAAGCGGAACTTTCCCAGTccctcctcctccaccaccactccCACTCCCACTCCCACTCCCACTAAGGTTATGAAACTGTATCGGCGCAGGAGTAGTATTACTCGGTACAGGCGTATTAACATGCTTATTACTAGtactattactattattattagcagcagcagcagaattagGTCCAATCAAATGATCTAACCTCTCATAAAAACACCATTTACTACTAAACCCAGTATCCGAAATCTTATTCTTCTCAATCTTATACTTTTTCTTCAACGTATCGATTCGATTCTTACACTGAACATCAGTTTTAGAAGACTTAGTATAATCATCACGGCTGGTAACAATCTCAGCTACATCTTTCCAGTGTTTCTGTTTCAAATTACCTCTGCTCAGTTCCAGATACCGCTCTCCCCACGCATCGATTAACGTCGATGTTGCTCCTTCGCTCCAGCAATCTTCACGGCCGTGACTGTGGTgttgagcagcagcagcagcaggaggggGAGGAGTGTTTGTGGCGGTGGAGAGAGGAGGTTGTTGGATTGGTAAAGCTAGGGTTagggtttgtggtggtggtggtggtgttgttggtggtggtgaatcTGTCTGTTCTTGTTTTTGTTGGTGAGATTGAGGTTGGATTGACGAAATTGGTGATGGAGATTGTGATAGTGGTGGTTCTGGTTCTGGTTCtggttgttgtggtggtggtgatgcttGGGGGTGATTAGTGgttggagaaggtggtggtgatggtgaagaggTTAGAGATTGGGATGGGGATTGCGAAGGATGATGagattcaatttcatcttcttcaacttccaTGATTGAGATTTGAGATTCTTCTACAGAGGAGCAGAGATCTGAGCTGGGATgggattttagggtttgattttttggaTTTGGAGTGAATTAGATTTCGATTTTTTCAAggaagatgaaaatgaaatttggGTGAAATTAGAAATGTGATGAAGGACACGTGGAAGTGAGTGAGTTTCAAGTGGAGTGGAAGATTATTATTACCGGCTAGATTTTGTATATGGATCTGCTTTTTACTTTACTGTCTGAGAGGAGAGTTAAATGAGGGGATGAGGTGTCGGTGGTTTTGAGGTAAAAGGTTTGTTGTTGTGAGAGTTACGGGTGGCCGGTTAGAGGAAAATTTAGTAAGTTGGAATGAGGGGACAGCTAGGGCTGCATAGTAATTGAGCGGAACCATCAAACCGAGTTGAACGAATGAACCGAGCTGAAATCGAGCCGAGTTGTTCAtctaactcccatttcaatcattgaaacattcttagaagacgacaatagttgtctcacatcaATTATTAGCTTCGTGTAGTAATAttgaagtgatcgaatgatcaatacaaaacattccgagtctacatcaaatgactgtctcacaaaaatcatgtaagattttacaaggcggttttcacatgatcatcttttgactttcgtcaagaatataagtagactagaaatcaagacttatagttttggaaactaaactttacaaacaagtttgagatagcaacgcttgcgagttcgaccgagtagggctctaacaatctcctcctttgccaattttagtgacaaaactatcattacatatgaattacaaaataaataaactttgtaacttctcatccaaatgcttgatttccttggttcttataCATTACtcgaatcttcgtcacttccaagtactccagtgattctgaacgttttcaactcagcatcatagttgttgaagatctgtagcgataacaatgagaaaacagttgctctcaatcattgttatacagtgtcatagtattgttacataacatcaaagttcaactgtatcacaactttgacaaaaatactatggtgatatgtatcactcccccttagtcaatactccatctcacatgaaaaccactcccccttatacataatgatccgtcaaccatatgtatttgtagtatgaactacacattaattctccctttttttgtcaataaaaattggcaaaggtacgaaaactagtcgtatcataatgaaattctcacggagacacttcatgattaaaaagaacatatcaatttttttttagacgcaatcatatagtcgcaactaaatgcattcatcaaggagttaataaagatacaagaaaactcctacaatattccacagacacactccccacaaagatttggcaattaagtacaagttcaattaagaactctctccatAAATgccattcctgaaagaacaacaagagcgaccttacttttacaagaaaaaaaggatttctttggacattaacaaatcacatgagacacgaatttgtatccaaaaaaacttaattaaattaaccacaagagaacctatgatcaatttaattggaaatgcttaacaaaagagaacttacggagcctcacagtactttcacatagaggtggatcagggaaagatcaataccgcggaataaacaaagattcattctatttttcatcaatatttgcataaatacaTATAATACACTTAATCTTTgcgatcaaaagttcatcctatcttccatcaatatttgcataatgacacaataggcttaacttttgacatatatgggaaaatcatagttcacggacgtaaacatacatatcctataacaattttcgcaatatataaaaccaataaagattgcAAGATACAAAAtcgtcttccaaataaactttagaatttaaataaataaatctaaaaacattgcaagatgaaaatcgttgacaatagttatgtgtactcacaataatttctattccaaaccctagttatccttcttaaaacacaagaataaattctcataagcagtttcctagaagaaaaaaaactagagAGATAAAGAGagtttaatcatcatcttcatcatccgaaACCATCCAAGAAGCTTGAATAATATCCATCTCTTCTTTGATTTCAGGAACTTAGTGGAAATTACTTGTCATTGTTCTTGCACACTTTTTACCTTGTAATTGATCTTACACAAGCCCttgtgaatttgttgaagaagactcaaggtggtaggatcacaagaaccatcaagggaatcacatctttgtcttttacaagcattctccttcatacgtttgaacgCATAAGGACGAACAAGTTTAGGAGTTCCAATGGAGTTGCCAATATGCGCAATAAAATATGCTCGAAATTTTTTCTCAATTAATCAAGGAAAGCCTAAGTTCTTGTTGGTTGACTTCATTGAGAgcatttgaagaatgatgaatccacaaataACAAGACTTAGAGAACCCAAATCAAGAAAATAGATTAACTCTGCAAACTCACGACCCCACCGAGAGTTCTGaattatggagggacaaagattagatatgtCAAGTTTTTCGAAAGACATCAAAGAAAtactaagataattagtaggaaatttaacttcaatccaatcaacactcttgccaCAAAGATCATTTGAAATGAGTTCATAAGATGGTCTTGTTTACtttggtctaggaaggcgaaaatttcccgatggaattttggtaatccttgaaatcaactctctattaacaagaattcTTTCTCtgtttatcatggtcttgaaatCCATGTTATCAAGATAAACATCATGGatgttggcatagaagattcttatgagagtgtcaaaaccttcaccaagaccattaaagatgtttccaagattaaatttttcaaaacaaaccaaatcttctttatgaacactaaccatatccaatttcttttctaaaatgaaaccactagaagaaaaaccatatccaatttcttttctaaaatgaaaccactagaagaaatccttCCAAAGATCTTACTATTAGagtcattgacaaatctaattctaatagaatcttgattTTGAGGCATAGTCAAGCTAGAAGATGATGAATCCAAGtattttgaaaccttgaaatttcccatgagacTTAAAAATGAGAGTACAAGGAGAAGGAAGAACTTACTTGATTTGCTTCTTGAAGAATAAAACCTTTAGTCGCTTTAGAGTCTCCAAAGATAAATTTTAATGGAGATGATACATGAACCATAGAAAAGTTCATGTACGCGGACtacaaaaggaagaagaaaggtaCATGTACCATACTTATTATAAACCCTAACAATGATCTTGGACCTGTTCATGAACCCCGACCCGCAAAAGGAAGGCAGGATTTCTCAAAGCGTTCAACAGACAAGGTTCGCACACTGAATGAATCCGCACAGTGCAGTAAaaggataataaaaaaaaatacatcacTTTAATTAACCTTGGGTAAAGAAAAAAACTTGTCAAGGAATTTTTCTCAGTAAAAAGAAGATTAAAGATAAATTAACCCAAACACAAACAATAATCAAtccgttacttgccccatttcaagttatatacaaatggggtagagccaagATTATTACCAAGAGGCTAGATGTGGAGAGAGATCCTCATGCAACTTTTCCGGTTGATTTTTGTGAAATGTGCAAGAAGTAtgatcatagtaatgatgatacttagGGCTAATGGAATTTTTTAAATCCTCTTTCTTATGAACAAGAAGTGACGTTTTCCGACAATTAGAACTTTCAACGAGCTCACCAGGAATCTTTTTATTAATCTCACATGAGTTGGTAGTAAGCATAGTTCATAAATCATGAGTGCATGATTTGACCGGTACATAAATTTTATCAAAACGATTCTTTTCCTCGATCGAATTAAGATCAGAcactctaaatagatctttgtcaattgatccatcacgatattAGTTCCTATATAAATTAAGTGTTAATCTAATGAGATTTCATATCTTTGAGCGTTGACAATTTTTTCTCGAACGATTTTTCTTAGAAGagctttt comes from Papaver somniferum cultivar HN1 unplaced genomic scaffold, ASM357369v1 unplaced-scaffold_158, whole genome shotgun sequence and encodes:
- the LOC113337284 gene encoding trihelix transcription factor ASIL2-like, whose protein sequence is MEVEEDEIESHHPSQSPSQSLTSSPSPPPSPTTNHPQASPPPQQPEPEPEPPLSQSPSPISSIQPQSHQQKQEQTDSPPPTTPPPPPQTLTLALPIQQPPLSTATNTPPPPAAAAAQHHSHGREDCWSEGATSTLIDAWGERYLELSRGNLKQKHWKDVAEIVTSRDDYTKSSKTDVQCKNRIDTLKKKYKIEKNKISDTGFSSKWCFYERLDHLIGPNSAAAANNNSNSTSNKHVNTPVPSNTTPAPIQFHNLSGSGSGSGSGGGGGGTGKVPLAVPVHLVRYDHPSLNLNLNHQQQHQQQQQHYQQQQQQRRKNAGYAVETDSSGEEPVYDDESPNSTDSLPPETDYVRKRPRLFARRACPTPSTNSMPVRGGGGSFRGEKNRSSGKKRGSSSGGGGESGNWKNSIMELTRAIVKFGEAYEQIETSKLQQVLEMEQQRMEFMKELELQRMQFFMKTQVDLSQVKHGRRGGNSRRHNNNNSNNHNNNIDNGDNSG